In a genomic window of Mycolicibacter heraklionensis:
- the rnhA gene encoding ribonuclease HI, with product MTESTDDVVVIHTDGGCRPNPGPGGWGAVLRMRHHVREMCGGEPGETSNNRMELTAPIVALEALTRPVVVHLHTDSTYVRNGITKWVSGWERNGWLTAAKQPVKNVDLWQRLQAACARHQVEWFWVKGHSGVADNELADALATRGLREAIAEAARA from the coding sequence ATGACCGAATCCACCGATGACGTGGTCGTCATTCACACCGACGGTGGGTGCCGGCCCAACCCGGGCCCCGGTGGTTGGGGCGCGGTGCTGCGCATGCGCCACCACGTTCGGGAGATGTGCGGTGGCGAGCCCGGCGAGACGAGCAACAACCGGATGGAGCTGACCGCTCCGATCGTGGCGCTGGAAGCCCTCACCCGGCCCGTGGTGGTACATCTGCACACCGACAGCACCTACGTCCGCAACGGCATCACCAAGTGGGTGTCAGGCTGGGAACGCAACGGCTGGCTGACCGCCGCCAAGCAGCCGGTGAAGAACGTCGACCTGTGGCAACGGCTTCAGGCCGCCTGCGCCCGTCACCAGGTCGAGTGGTTCTGGGTCAAAGGCCATTCAGGGGTCGCCGACAACGAGCTGGCCGATGCGTTGGCGACGCGGGGTCTACGGGAAGCGATCGCCGAGGCGGCGAGAGCCTAG
- a CDS encoding glyoxalase — MPVTVDELHLADPADTWRSAGFSVDPDNVCRVGEVRLRLTGGGTGIRGWALRGLSQDGPLDGIPTSRSAAAVAEPAAHPNGVTSIDHVVLLSPNLSRTVEALAAVGLQSRRVRDAELGGRPIRQIFFRLGPVILEVVGSPDTMADGPSSLWGITYVVANIEATASFFGERTLPVKDAVQPGRRITTLRHRDLGMSVRTAMISPPILSR; from the coding sequence ATGCCCGTCACCGTCGACGAACTCCATCTTGCCGATCCGGCTGACACGTGGCGGTCGGCCGGGTTCAGCGTGGACCCCGACAACGTCTGCCGGGTGGGGGAGGTTCGGCTGCGGCTGACCGGAGGCGGCACCGGCATCCGCGGGTGGGCACTGCGGGGCTTGTCCCAGGACGGCCCGCTCGACGGTATCCCCACCTCCCGTTCCGCTGCGGCGGTCGCCGAGCCGGCCGCGCATCCGAACGGCGTGACCTCGATCGATCACGTTGTGCTGTTGTCCCCCAACCTGTCTCGCACCGTCGAGGCATTGGCTGCCGTCGGGCTGCAGTCGCGCCGGGTACGCGACGCCGAACTCGGCGGCCGGCCGATTCGGCAGATCTTCTTCCGGCTGGGTCCGGTGATCCTCGAGGTCGTCGGGTCGCCCGACACGATGGCGGACGGCCCGTCGTCGCTGTGGGGTATCACCTACGTCGTCGCCAATATCGAGGCGACGGCGTCGTTCTTCGGCGAGCGCACGTTGCCGGTGAAGGACGCCGTGCAGCCGGGTCGCCGGATCACCACGCTGCGGCATCGCGATCTGGGCATGTCGGTCCGCACCGCGATGATCTCGCCGCCTATCCTCAGCCGATGA
- a CDS encoding DUF4436 domain-containing protein gives MTVFFVASYLVTVALYERAGCGCPRHLTEGLASSDGTTVTIDIEDLQTVKGTLTGKVTITPGAELLDPVRHGLTEDLSIAVHSAVTPTKRTWTKGMVPGEFPVPLTISGNSAKWPFDHYQTGPITVDVVRGNATMPERMSVTFVDHIAGWKNEIVSDRDDGGPYRIALHRSPSTVAFGAVIVGVLISLALVGVIVANLTFLGWRKFQPPMTTWYAAMLFAVVPLRNALPDAPPIGSWIDVTVTLWVIVALVMAMMVFIFCWWRDLKPEPDASA, from the coding sequence ATGACGGTCTTCTTCGTCGCGTCGTACCTGGTCACCGTTGCGCTGTATGAGCGTGCGGGGTGTGGATGCCCGCGCCACCTCACCGAAGGTCTGGCGTCATCCGATGGAACCACGGTGACCATCGACATCGAAGATCTCCAGACGGTGAAGGGCACCCTGACCGGCAAGGTCACCATCACCCCGGGTGCTGAACTTCTCGATCCGGTCAGGCACGGGCTCACCGAAGATCTGAGCATCGCGGTGCACTCCGCGGTCACGCCCACGAAGCGCACCTGGACCAAGGGCATGGTGCCCGGTGAGTTCCCGGTCCCGTTGACCATTTCGGGCAACTCGGCGAAGTGGCCGTTCGATCACTATCAGACCGGGCCGATCACCGTCGACGTCGTCCGCGGGAACGCCACGATGCCGGAACGGATGTCGGTGACGTTCGTCGACCACATCGCCGGCTGGAAGAACGAGATCGTCAGCGACCGCGACGACGGCGGACCGTACCGGATCGCACTGCACCGCTCGCCGAGCACGGTGGCTTTCGGTGCCGTGATCGTGGGTGTCCTGATCTCCTTGGCGCTGGTGGGCGTCATCGTCGCGAACCTGACCTTCCTGGGCTGGCGCAAATTCCAGCCGCCGATGACGACCTGGTATGCGGCAATGCTTTTCGCGGTGGTCCCGCTGAGAAACGCGCTGCCCGATGCTCCGCCGATCGGATCCTGGATCGACGTCACGGTCACACTCTGGGTGATCGTCGCGCTGGTGATGGCGATGATGGTCTTCATCTTCTGCTGGTGGCGCGACCTGAAACCCGAGCCCGACGCATCGGCCTGA